A window of the Tunturibacter empetritectus genome harbors these coding sequences:
- a CDS encoding zinc-dependent alcohol dehydrogenase family protein, with translation MKVIELAAPRVDALHSSTYPDPVPGPAEVLVRLRAASLNFLDIAVATGKYPINNFPIIPVTDGAGEIAAFGAAVTDWTVGERVIPHFIPNWQDGRMPTAGGGPRRGIDLPGSLAEYVVVPAHSLVHTPAHLSHAEAATLPIAATTAWRAVRSAGLGPHKTALVLGTGGVSLFAMQFAKAHGARVLVTSSSDEKLERARKLGADGIINYKFTPKWADEVLRLTDGRGADLVLETGGAATFPQSIEAAGLDSTVFIIGFLSGTEVSINVVPVMERRIRLQGNNTGPVADFADAAAAMTAHGIKPVLDATFPMDQAQAAYRHLAEGGHFGKIAISIP, from the coding sequence ATGAAAGTCATAGAGCTAGCGGCACCACGTGTCGATGCACTGCATTCCAGCACTTATCCTGATCCCGTCCCAGGCCCGGCTGAGGTGTTAGTTCGTCTGCGGGCTGCTTCGTTGAACTTTCTTGATATCGCCGTTGCCACCGGTAAGTATCCCATCAACAATTTTCCGATCATCCCCGTTACAGACGGAGCAGGCGAGATCGCGGCTTTCGGCGCGGCTGTGACCGACTGGACTGTTGGAGAACGGGTCATCCCGCATTTCATTCCCAACTGGCAGGATGGCCGGATGCCCACCGCCGGCGGCGGCCCACGTCGTGGCATCGATCTTCCCGGCAGCCTCGCGGAGTATGTGGTGGTTCCTGCGCACTCGCTGGTCCATACACCGGCGCACCTATCGCACGCTGAAGCGGCCACCTTACCGATAGCAGCGACCACGGCCTGGCGCGCCGTTCGCAGCGCCGGACTGGGACCGCACAAGACGGCTCTCGTGCTCGGCACCGGCGGCGTATCGCTTTTTGCAATGCAGTTTGCAAAGGCGCACGGGGCGCGGGTTCTTGTTACATCGTCCTCTGACGAAAAGCTGGAGCGCGCCCGTAAACTGGGCGCTGATGGAATTATCAATTACAAATTCACTCCCAAGTGGGCGGATGAGGTGCTTCGCCTGACTGATGGAAGAGGCGCTGATCTTGTGCTTGAGACAGGCGGTGCGGCGACCTTTCCGCAATCGATCGAAGCTGCGGGTCTTGATAGCACAGTGTTCATCATCGGCTTCCTGTCCGGGACGGAGGTCTCGATCAACGTGGTCCCCGTGATGGAGAGGCGCATTCGCCTGCAGGGCAACAATACAGGCCCTGTGGCTGATTTTGCCGACGCCGCAGCTGCGATGACCGCCCATGGAATCAAACCCGTTCTCGACGCTACGTTCCCCATGGATCAGGCGCAGGCAGCCTACAGACATCTGGCTGAAGGCGGGCACTTTGGCAAGATCGCGATCAGCATCCCTTAG
- a CDS encoding SDR family NAD(P)-dependent oxidoreductase, translating into MELQLHGKRALVTGSSKGIGEAIARFLAVEGAIVLVHGRDREMTEHVVASIVGHGGQAHPVTGDLTDDRAVKRLITAAEDIVGSVDILVNNAGGSGPKESWETTQPSTWASAYDRNVLAALRVIARVLPKMRQARWGRIVNISSLAGTMPPASGPDYSACKAAMNAMTVSLAKAVAAEGIMANAISPGTIFSPTLEARFRQFAEERGLGGPDTPWKEIEHAVLPMFAPVPLGRVGQLDDIANAVAFLASPLAGYITGVNLRIDGGASPSL; encoded by the coding sequence ATGGAATTGCAATTGCATGGCAAACGTGCCTTAGTCACGGGCAGCAGCAAAGGAATCGGCGAGGCGATTGCGCGTTTTCTCGCGGTCGAGGGCGCGATCGTGCTCGTTCATGGCCGGGATCGGGAGATGACAGAACACGTCGTCGCCAGCATCGTCGGTCATGGAGGCCAGGCTCATCCTGTCACCGGGGACTTGACGGACGATCGTGCCGTCAAACGGCTCATCACGGCAGCCGAGGATATCGTCGGTTCCGTTGATATCCTCGTGAACAACGCTGGAGGTTCTGGTCCAAAGGAAAGTTGGGAGACGACTCAGCCCTCGACATGGGCTTCTGCCTATGACCGGAACGTTCTGGCCGCGCTTCGAGTCATAGCGCGCGTTCTGCCGAAGATGCGGCAGGCCAGGTGGGGGCGCATCGTTAACATTTCGAGTCTGGCGGGGACGATGCCCCCAGCAAGCGGGCCGGATTATTCCGCATGCAAGGCTGCTATGAATGCGATGACCGTGTCCTTAGCGAAGGCGGTTGCTGCAGAAGGCATTATGGCCAACGCCATTTCACCGGGAACGATTTTTAGCCCCACCCTCGAAGCACGGTTCAGGCAGTTCGCGGAAGAGCGAGGCCTAGGGGGGCCGGATACGCCATGGAAGGAGATCGAACATGCCGTCCTGCCTATGTTCGCTCCAGTTCCTCTCGGCAGAGTCGGGCAGCTTGATGACATAGCCAACGCAGTCGCTTTTCTGGCTAGTCCCCTGGCAGGCTATATCACCGGAGTCAATCTACGGATAGACGGCGGCGCGTCGCCGAGCCTTTAG